One genomic region from Solwaraspora sp. WMMD792 encodes:
- a CDS encoding MFS transporter encodes MTGNATQRRAAVTALCVVQFMVVLDSTITTVAIGAIHVDLATDEHTLQYVLSLYAAAFGGLLLLAGRVADLAGGRRVFVAGAVTFTGASLLCAVATTMPALLAGRSVQGAGAAFASAAAFVLLLDLYPEGPGRNRVLGIWAALGASGAATGLILGGVLTDLGGWHLVFAVNVPLGAAAVALASRVLRPTPPAAPARAVQLDLPGAITATLGTATLLFAVTRGPTVGWSEPGTALLLAGTAVLLATFGIVEARSSDPLLPLAALTRGPVPVAAVVIACLMAVVGSQGFFLVLYLQRIIGLGSTATGLAIAPSALAALVATTAAARLAGRIPARALAVAGLLLVAAAQMLLGRLPVDGSYLRDLLPGLLLFGLGLGTAFVAATIAGTAGLAQADKGRASGILNTAQQLGIALGVSVLVSATAVNSTRPEILASSYGTGLRLGAFVAVAGALIAAVGSHTRTRVDTGPASRQ; translated from the coding sequence GTGACCGGTAACGCCACCCAACGCAGGGCCGCGGTCACGGCACTGTGCGTCGTTCAGTTCATGGTGGTGCTCGACAGCACGATCACGACGGTGGCCATCGGAGCCATCCACGTCGACCTGGCCACCGACGAGCACACCCTGCAGTACGTGCTCTCCCTGTACGCGGCAGCGTTCGGCGGCCTGCTGCTGCTCGCCGGCCGGGTCGCCGACCTCGCCGGAGGACGCCGGGTGTTCGTAGCGGGCGCCGTCACCTTCACCGGCGCCTCGCTGCTGTGCGCGGTGGCCACGACGATGCCGGCGCTGCTCGCCGGCCGGTCGGTCCAGGGTGCCGGAGCCGCGTTCGCATCCGCAGCCGCATTCGTCCTCCTGCTGGACCTCTATCCCGAGGGACCGGGCCGCAACCGGGTACTCGGGATCTGGGCCGCCCTCGGCGCATCCGGCGCGGCGACCGGCCTGATCCTCGGCGGGGTCCTCACCGACCTCGGCGGCTGGCACCTCGTGTTCGCCGTCAACGTGCCGTTGGGAGCCGCCGCGGTCGCGCTCGCCAGCCGCGTGCTGCGACCGACACCGCCCGCGGCCCCCGCACGGGCCGTACAACTGGACCTGCCCGGCGCGATCACCGCGACGCTGGGCACAGCGACACTGCTGTTCGCCGTGACTCGCGGACCGACTGTGGGATGGTCCGAGCCCGGCACTGCGCTGCTCCTCGCGGGCACCGCCGTGCTGCTTGCGACCTTCGGGATCGTCGAGGCGCGCTCATCTGATCCACTGTTGCCGCTGGCGGCGCTCACCCGTGGGCCCGTGCCGGTCGCCGCCGTCGTGATCGCGTGCCTGATGGCGGTCGTCGGCAGTCAGGGATTCTTCCTCGTGCTGTACCTGCAGCGAATCATCGGTCTCGGTTCGACGGCAACCGGGCTCGCCATCGCGCCCAGCGCCCTGGCCGCGCTCGTCGCGACCACAGCCGCAGCACGGCTCGCCGGTCGGATCCCGGCCCGCGCCCTCGCCGTGGCCGGGCTCCTACTGGTCGCCGCAGCGCAGATGCTGCTCGGGCGCCTGCCGGTCGACGGGTCCTACCTCCGTGACCTGCTGCCCGGACTGCTGCTGTTCGGGCTCGGGCTCGGCACCGCGTTCGTCGCCGCCACGATCGCCGGTACCGCCGGGTTGGCCCAGGCGGACAAGGGCCGAGCCTCCGGCATCCTGAACACCGCCCAGCAGCTCGGGATCGCCCTCGGGGTCTCCGTGCTCGTCAGCGCTACCGCCGTCAACTCGACCCGACCGGAGATTCTGGCGTCGAGCTACGGAACCGGACTGCGTCTCGGCGCGTTCGTCGCGGTGGCGGGCGCCCTCATCGCCGCAGTTGGTAGCCACACCCGGACCCGCGTCGACACCGGTCCGGCCAGCCGTCAGTAG
- a CDS encoding NACHT domain-containing protein, whose amino-acid sequence MRTPSSGRLIAAGILALTALLLGGLAVILSRLGLERADQLASVVAMFIGVLAFGAAVIAVRQGRTVTSPVRTRRQRTAWGRRPLRDDVWRLLQDIEAAADRSPSRLLRNRRNEVSTVYVQQRVEQPQSAESRADDRRRRLSRFADERLFLPFDERPRVIPVRRPLEKVFDQHHHLLIEGGPGTGKSTTAAQICRQLARAWLHADEHGRRLSAKPLLPLLVTARSLAAHAGQKWPEALAAAASQGLGMAARDSVDPALLAGPVDGAEWLIVIDGLDEVPSDERETFMAVLSGWTAADDRPWRLLITTRPLAGHATAMLGAGTIGHYTLLPFDRRMLADFAHRWFGPSPEGADQATGFLSQVASAGLHEVAAVPLMATIAITVYADDPDSRLPRNRHDLYERYLHWLRQYNAARRASARTALTATLDGDSNNSELVAALCDRTDDLVEELAVVRVRSRRSLILTAMDWLRREAGPVSGRPPEDMAELVSEVLLSTGLLSFRDAGPDFIHLTFAEHFAARRFAAELPDRFDADDTGWRRALHRAVRDEPGAMAVLIRWTKFHPGDGDLLSWLLSGGAADRATAVRLVAEGAAASDRQLAACLDSLSDRLWRASPLGAVELVAPLRRFPVTPILVGWLARHVEIAEPGSAAWAALVALLADRDRSRRPALEAELLAQAGGGDSLAARLASVIALENIGSDQEAELARLLADTLTTAGGTISQRVAVASHLIDREGDPRDRALQVMRETLGDVAAQPSQRQVAAEALAEWDDASRQLILAELRFTLDKPDLNVSELTGVAETMLAVDRTCRAEIAGRCAYFLSERYIYDGERIQAARLLTELGPEYRPDGIRCLRHLSSADDVDPDIRIQAAVSLARVGEEHWPEVVEAICRALYDSGRSTRGFVPYWRLPGIERDLRDRIADAIEALTDESTLDTAEVSRIRASAVDLDPRFQPDADDVLRVAAGRSWTFKETTSLIALSSDCSLPVAAEFDRQLKRLVASPEVDLPDETVRATARYIRAYRPDPVVESLLHGLMVGSSTRVRARLDAALELIDHPTHSAAATKAIVDVHVPPSQRRWLFNAYSELVSRHASALEVLESYARNPHISPTWRVDVIPLLIKRAPQRAAEWLALLRDMLSERTNDLEDRRWIAMMLAENRAVADAAQVLEPAASDAYALDEERVNALAWLAQTETNGTGRYRAGLLSFFSDRHEPIEYRVQALQVLLRHGDDRHVPPLQLTDDLLWTNVPSVYDAQRTAELLYRSGWGRDTALEKAIGDLLLRSLARPYPLGGYVPPETGRRLDRIDGAMTAVRASLAAQPPTTTAVVTAAIALPEEESAAVAGIRRILDEPAATPEDRAQVLELQLDLSPAHRVPAVEVLHAALRRPDDGPVPPPIDPIDAARLLYQVVHSRAEAGAALATVAGDSKETWRRRREARAILAKEGGQRGLRHADLSFLTESGDDQLSLPDRCAALVRRADEVPGTLADTLDRLRSMLTAADSITTRTAVQLAIVTVDPEQDEPFTELLAMLTASDTPFGTVIEITQTLATGTPVQRLRAGLATEEILERSDITPVRRAALLALLAQMLPDTVHRVVTEVTGIAADPSLPPFVRIRAATILLGLGSGAAARPAHDVLHDLLDKPGTPGYLRVLAGQTLLDAPGPRRSETRARLLELDAAPDDRLAAAVAVLRTDGPEPAVRLCPREPSASMRMRELLALPGAKPYTILTAARALGGTGVWADRAAAATTMRQLADNPAAHPFVRFMALAAIPEMDFAEAGTCARRLLKVIIDDESPLDHRRWAAEALGKTARSHQRTARDALQTLDGDHLDPRARRRLHRSVASISNGSDWIPQQGGQS is encoded by the coding sequence GTGCGAACCCCTTCGTCCGGACGACTCATCGCCGCCGGGATCCTGGCCCTCACCGCACTTCTCCTGGGCGGCCTCGCCGTAATCCTCAGCCGCCTCGGCCTGGAACGCGCCGATCAGCTCGCGAGCGTCGTCGCGATGTTCATCGGGGTCCTCGCCTTCGGCGCGGCCGTGATCGCTGTGCGTCAGGGCAGGACGGTTACGTCACCGGTGCGGACGCGGAGGCAGCGGACTGCCTGGGGTCGCCGTCCGCTGCGCGACGACGTGTGGCGGTTGCTCCAGGACATCGAGGCCGCCGCCGACCGGTCGCCGAGCCGGCTGTTGCGCAACCGGCGGAACGAGGTGTCCACCGTCTACGTTCAGCAGCGGGTGGAACAGCCACAGTCCGCCGAGAGCCGCGCCGACGATCGGCGGCGTCGGCTGAGCCGTTTCGCCGACGAGCGGCTGTTCCTTCCGTTCGACGAGCGCCCTCGGGTGATCCCGGTGCGCCGTCCGCTGGAGAAGGTCTTCGACCAGCACCATCATCTGCTGATCGAGGGCGGGCCCGGCACCGGCAAGTCGACCACGGCGGCGCAGATCTGTCGTCAGCTGGCCAGGGCCTGGCTGCACGCCGACGAGCACGGGCGTCGGTTGTCGGCGAAGCCGCTGCTGCCGCTGCTGGTCACGGCGCGATCGCTGGCCGCCCACGCTGGCCAGAAGTGGCCAGAGGCACTGGCGGCGGCCGCGTCACAGGGCCTCGGCATGGCTGCCCGCGACTCGGTCGATCCGGCGCTGCTCGCCGGTCCGGTCGACGGCGCCGAGTGGCTGATAGTGATCGACGGCTTGGACGAGGTCCCCAGCGATGAGCGGGAGACCTTCATGGCGGTGCTGTCCGGATGGACGGCCGCCGACGACCGCCCGTGGCGTCTGCTGATCACCACCCGGCCGCTGGCCGGGCACGCCACGGCAATGCTCGGCGCCGGAACGATCGGCCACTACACACTGCTACCGTTCGACCGGCGGATGCTCGCCGACTTCGCCCACCGCTGGTTCGGTCCGTCGCCGGAGGGCGCTGATCAGGCCACTGGCTTCCTGTCTCAGGTCGCATCAGCCGGCCTGCACGAAGTGGCGGCGGTGCCGCTGATGGCGACCATCGCGATCACCGTGTACGCGGACGATCCCGACTCCCGCCTGCCGCGCAACCGCCACGACCTCTACGAGCGTTACCTGCACTGGCTCCGGCAGTACAACGCGGCCCGCCGTGCCTCGGCGCGCACCGCGCTGACGGCCACGCTGGACGGTGACAGCAACAACTCCGAACTGGTCGCCGCGCTCTGCGACCGCACGGACGATCTGGTCGAAGAACTCGCGGTGGTACGGGTGCGCAGCCGCCGCTCGCTGATCCTGACCGCGATGGACTGGCTGCGCCGCGAGGCCGGTCCGGTCAGCGGCAGACCGCCCGAGGACATGGCGGAACTCGTCTCCGAGGTGCTGCTCAGCACGGGACTGCTCAGCTTCCGGGACGCAGGACCGGACTTCATCCACCTGACGTTCGCCGAGCACTTCGCCGCCCGACGATTCGCAGCCGAGCTGCCGGACCGTTTCGACGCGGACGACACGGGATGGCGCCGCGCGCTGCACCGCGCGGTCCGCGACGAGCCGGGCGCGATGGCGGTACTAATCAGATGGACCAAGTTCCATCCAGGCGACGGGGACCTGCTGAGCTGGCTGCTCAGCGGTGGAGCAGCCGACCGGGCCACCGCAGTGCGGCTGGTCGCCGAAGGCGCCGCGGCCTCCGACCGGCAACTCGCCGCCTGCCTGGACTCGCTTTCCGACCGGCTGTGGAGGGCTTCGCCGCTTGGGGCGGTCGAACTGGTCGCCCCACTACGCCGATTTCCGGTCACGCCGATCCTCGTCGGCTGGCTCGCCCGACACGTCGAGATCGCGGAGCCCGGCTCAGCGGCATGGGCCGCCCTCGTTGCCCTGCTCGCCGACCGGGATCGTTCTCGACGGCCGGCCCTGGAGGCAGAACTGTTGGCCCAGGCTGGCGGGGGCGATTCGTTGGCCGCACGGCTGGCCTCGGTGATCGCCCTAGAGAACATCGGCTCGGACCAGGAGGCGGAGCTCGCCCGGCTCCTGGCAGACACTCTGACAACGGCCGGCGGCACCATTTCGCAGCGGGTCGCCGTCGCGAGCCACCTCATCGACCGGGAAGGCGATCCGAGGGACCGGGCGCTCCAGGTCATGCGGGAAACCCTCGGCGATGTCGCCGCGCAACCGTCCCAACGACAGGTGGCGGCGGAGGCCCTGGCCGAGTGGGACGACGCATCCCGTCAGCTGATCCTCGCCGAGCTTCGCTTCACCCTCGACAAGCCGGACCTCAACGTCTCCGAGCTGACCGGGGTAGCGGAGACCATGCTCGCCGTCGATCGAACCTGCCGGGCCGAGATCGCTGGTCGCTGCGCGTATTTTCTTTCCGAAAGATACATCTATGACGGCGAACGAATCCAGGCCGCGCGACTGTTGACCGAACTGGGGCCAGAGTATCGCCCGGACGGGATCCGGTGCCTGCGCCACCTGTCATCCGCTGACGACGTCGATCCTGACATACGCATACAGGCTGCCGTAAGCCTGGCACGAGTAGGCGAGGAGCACTGGCCCGAGGTGGTCGAAGCGATATGTCGCGCGCTGTATGACAGCGGCAGGTCGACCCGAGGTTTCGTGCCATATTGGCGTTTGCCGGGGATCGAACGTGACCTAAGGGATCGGATCGCGGATGCGATCGAGGCGCTGACCGACGAATCAACGCTCGACACCGCCGAGGTGTCCCGCATCCGAGCTTCAGCCGTCGACCTCGACCCTCGTTTCCAGCCCGATGCGGACGACGTCCTGCGGGTCGCCGCCGGCCGCTCATGGACCTTCAAGGAGACAACAAGCCTCATCGCACTGTCCAGCGACTGTTCTCTGCCAGTCGCCGCCGAGTTCGATCGGCAGTTGAAACGGCTTGTTGCGAGCCCTGAGGTCGATCTGCCCGATGAGACCGTGCGCGCCACGGCGCGCTATATACGCGCGTATCGCCCCGACCCGGTTGTCGAGTCGTTGCTCCACGGATTGATGGTCGGGTCGTCGACACGGGTGCGAGCACGTCTCGATGCGGCACTTGAGCTGATAGACCATCCCACGCACAGTGCCGCAGCGACGAAAGCTATTGTCGATGTCCACGTCCCGCCCTCGCAGCGGCGGTGGCTGTTCAATGCATACAGCGAGCTGGTCAGCCGGCACGCTTCCGCCCTCGAGGTCCTGGAGTCATATGCTCGAAATCCACACATAAGTCCGACATGGCGAGTCGACGTGATCCCACTACTCATCAAGCGCGCTCCACAGCGGGCGGCCGAGTGGCTGGCACTGTTACGGGACATGCTGTCGGAGCGGACCAACGACCTCGAAGATCGCCGCTGGATCGCAATGATGCTCGCGGAGAACCGGGCGGTGGCCGATGCCGCTCAGGTATTGGAGCCGGCCGCATCCGACGCTTACGCCCTGGACGAGGAACGCGTCAACGCCCTTGCCTGGCTGGCGCAGACCGAGACGAACGGAACCGGCAGGTACCGCGCTGGGCTGCTGTCGTTCTTCTCCGACCGGCACGAGCCAATCGAGTACCGGGTACAGGCACTCCAGGTACTCCTGCGCCACGGGGACGACCGGCACGTTCCCCCACTGCAGCTGACAGACGATCTGCTGTGGACCAATGTTCCTTCCGTCTACGACGCCCAACGCACAGCTGAGCTCCTGTACCGCTCGGGGTGGGGGCGCGACACGGCCCTGGAGAAAGCGATTGGTGACCTACTTCTTCGATCGCTGGCGCGGCCATATCCCCTCGGCGGCTATGTCCCGCCCGAGACCGGCCGTCGACTGGATCGCATCGACGGTGCCATGACGGCGGTCCGCGCCTCCCTGGCAGCCCAGCCGCCGACAACGACGGCGGTAGTCACCGCCGCCATAGCTCTTCCAGAGGAGGAATCCGCAGCGGTGGCCGGGATCCGGCGGATCCTGGACGAACCCGCCGCGACGCCAGAAGACCGGGCCCAGGTTCTGGAACTGCAACTCGACCTGTCACCGGCACACCGCGTACCCGCAGTAGAAGTACTCCATGCTGCACTGCGCCGGCCCGACGACGGACCGGTGCCACCACCGATCGATCCGATCGACGCCGCCCGGCTGCTCTACCAGGTCGTCCACAGCAGAGCGGAGGCCGGCGCAGCGCTCGCGACGGTCGCCGGCGACAGCAAGGAGACCTGGCGCCGCCGCCGCGAGGCCCGAGCCATCCTGGCGAAGGAAGGCGGCCAGCGCGGACTCCGGCACGCCGACCTGTCGTTCCTCACGGAGTCGGGCGACGACCAGCTGTCGTTGCCTGACCGCTGCGCCGCCCTGGTGCGGCGAGCAGACGAGGTGCCTGGCACCCTAGCCGACACCCTTGACAGGCTCCGCAGCATGCTGACCGCCGCTGACAGCATTACTACCCGGACCGCCGTCCAACTGGCCATAGTGACTGTCGATCCCGAGCAGGACGAGCCCTTCACCGAACTCCTCGCAATGCTGACCGCCAGCGACACCCCCTTCGGCACCGTCATCGAGATCACGCAAACGCTGGCTACGGGCACGCCCGTTCAGCGACTTCGCGCTGGCCTGGCGACAGAAGAGATCCTCGAACGTTCAGATATCACTCCAGTGCGCCGGGCAGCGCTGCTCGCCCTGCTGGCGCAGATGCTTCCGGACACCGTACACAGAGTGGTGACCGAGGTGACCGGCATCGCCGCCGACCCCAGCCTGCCCCCGTTCGTCCGAATCCGAGCGGCCACCATCCTGCTAGGCCTCGGATCGGGCGCCGCCGCGCGGCCGGCACACGACGTGCTCCACGACCTGCTGGACAAGCCAGGCACGCCCGGCTACCTCCGGGTGCTCGCCGGTCAGACCTTGCTCGACGCGCCCGGACCACGGCGCTCGGAGACCCGGGCACGCCTTCTGGAGCTGGACGCCGCCCCGGACGATCGCCTGGCGGCAGCTGTCGCGGTGCTGCGCACCGACGGTCCGGAGCCGGCCGTTCGCCTATGCCCACGGGAGCCGTCGGCGTCCATGCGCATGCGAGAGCTGCTGGCGCTGCCGGGTGCCAAGCCGTACACGATCCTGACCGCCGCGCGGGCGCTCGGCGGCACGGGAGTCTGGGCGGACCGCGCAGCCGCCGCGACGACGATGCGCCAGCTGGCCGACAACCCGGCAGCACATCCGTTCGTGCGGTTCATGGCGCTGGCCGCGATCCCCGAGATGGACTTCGCGGAGGCGGGCACATGCGCCCGCCGCCTGCTGAAGGTGATTATCGACGACGAAAGCCCGTTAGATCACCGGCGATGGGCGGCCGAAGCCCTGGGCAAGACAGCGCGTTCACACCAGCGCACCGCCCGCGACGCGCTCCAGACGCTCGACGGCGACCACCTCGACCCGCGCGCCCGCCGCCGGCTGCACCGATCCGTAGCCTCCATCTCCAACGGCTCAGACTGGATTCCCCAACAGGGAGGCCAGTCTTAG
- a CDS encoding glucose 1-dehydrogenase, whose translation MDATTNLDGKVAIVTGATGGIGAVIARALTEAGAAVTVVGRRAEAGEAVVKDLPRASFVAADLTDHDTHRHLVNTTIDRFGRLDILVNNAAAHTSGPAIQGTEEDFDRIVALNYKAAFFLTQAALPALVASGAGRIVNISSIGTIKTFWGAAIYNSSKAALDNLTRTWALEHGADGVRVNAVNPGIVIDGPMSAPAQAFLDIEREVLPTIPARRLATAADVAAVVTFLAGPGADYLNGVIVPLDGGLTA comes from the coding sequence ATGGATGCCACGACAAACCTGGACGGCAAGGTAGCAATCGTCACCGGCGCGACCGGCGGCATCGGCGCTGTCATCGCCCGCGCCCTCACCGAGGCCGGCGCGGCGGTCACCGTCGTCGGCCGCCGCGCCGAGGCCGGTGAGGCCGTCGTGAAGGACCTGCCGCGGGCGTCGTTCGTCGCCGCGGACCTGACCGACCACGACACGCACCGCCACCTCGTCAACACCACGATCGACCGCTTCGGCAGGCTCGACATCCTCGTCAACAACGCCGCCGCACACACCAGCGGACCGGCGATCCAGGGCACCGAGGAGGACTTCGACCGCATCGTCGCGCTCAACTACAAGGCCGCCTTCTTCCTGACCCAGGCCGCGCTCCCGGCCCTCGTCGCGTCCGGCGCCGGACGGATCGTCAACATCAGCTCGATCGGCACGATCAAGACCTTCTGGGGTGCGGCGATCTACAACTCGTCCAAGGCCGCGCTGGACAACCTGACCCGCACCTGGGCGCTGGAGCACGGCGCGGACGGGGTACGCGTCAACGCGGTGAATCCCGGCATCGTCATCGACGGCCCTATGTCCGCACCAGCCCAGGCGTTCCTCGACATCGAACGCGAAGTGCTGCCGACGATCCCGGCCCGCCGGCTGGCTACCGCAGCGGATGTGGCCGCCGTCGTGACCTTCCTCGCCGGCCCAGGTGCCGATTACCTCAACGGCGTGATCGTCCCGCTCGACGGCGGCCTGACCGCGTGA
- a CDS encoding LysR substrate-binding domain-containing protein has product MKFDLRHLEAFVAVAEELHFGRAAARLHVAQPALSQQILRLESALGVDLLVRERRRTKLSDVGRLFLAEARRTLEQARTAESVAERARHGELGRLRVGYHPTASSQPFLTALSVFERVVPEVELSLRELPMGVLGQPLHDDVVDVAFLSTLGDVDCGQPQLRLRTLSTERFLVAAPAGHALSAQDNVSLRDLDGETLVMLGRDVCAFWHDDLVSMCARGGYTPQSIRYAGELGTQLTLAAAGLGVALVQESCKLIRTEGLDYISIRDADRPVISAAMWRATDTSPVLTRFLDLLPAAPAQRDG; this is encoded by the coding sequence ATGAAGTTCGACCTGCGACACCTGGAGGCGTTCGTCGCCGTCGCCGAGGAACTGCATTTCGGCCGCGCTGCAGCCCGGCTGCACGTGGCCCAACCGGCACTCTCCCAGCAGATCCTGCGACTTGAGTCGGCTCTCGGGGTCGATCTGCTGGTGCGCGAGCGCCGCCGCACGAAGCTCAGCGACGTCGGCCGGCTCTTCCTAGCGGAGGCGCGGCGAACCCTGGAACAGGCCCGGACGGCGGAGTCGGTGGCCGAGCGGGCGCGGCACGGAGAGCTGGGCAGACTCCGCGTCGGCTACCACCCGACCGCCTCGTCCCAGCCGTTCCTCACCGCGCTCTCCGTCTTCGAGCGGGTCGTTCCCGAGGTGGAGCTGAGCCTGCGGGAGCTGCCGATGGGCGTCCTCGGCCAGCCACTGCACGACGACGTGGTGGACGTCGCGTTCCTCAGTACCCTCGGCGATGTCGACTGCGGGCAGCCGCAGCTGCGGCTGCGGACCTTGTCGACCGAGCGTTTCCTCGTCGCCGCGCCAGCCGGGCACGCGTTGTCCGCACAGGACAACGTCTCGCTGCGCGACCTCGACGGGGAGACGCTTGTCATGCTGGGCCGCGACGTCTGCGCATTCTGGCACGACGATCTGGTGTCGATGTGTGCGCGAGGCGGCTACACCCCCCAGTCGATCCGGTACGCCGGGGAACTCGGCACGCAACTCACCCTGGCTGCGGCCGGGCTCGGAGTGGCCCTGGTGCAGGAGTCCTGCAAGCTGATACGCACCGAGGGCCTCGACTACATTTCCATCCGGGACGCCGACCGTCCGGTGATCTCCGCGGCAATGTGGCGGGCGACCGACACCTCGCCGGTGCTTACCCGGTTTCTGGACCTGTTGCCGGCAGCCCCGGCGCAGCGTGACGGTTAG